The Helicobacter pylori genome includes a window with the following:
- the fmt gene encoding methionyl-tRNA formyltransferase, giving the protein MRIVFMGTPGFAEVILRALVGDKDNNNIEVVGLFTQMDKPFGRKKELKVPETKTYILENHLNIPIFQPQSLKEPEVQILKDLKPDFIVVVAYGKILPKEVLTIAPCINLHASLLPKYRGASPIHEMILNDDRIYGISTMLMDVELDSGDILESASFLREEYLDLDALSLKLAHMGATLLFSTLKNFSSITRKPQDHAQATFCKKITKADGLVGFKDAKSLFLKSLAFKSWPEIFLENSLKLLEVELVENEKSHKEGEILEIDEKGVLVGCLKGSVRIARLQAVGKKPLKAKDYLNGKRLKVGGILT; this is encoded by the coding sequence ATGCGCATCGTATTTATGGGAACGCCGGGGTTTGCTGAAGTGATCTTAAGGGCGTTGGTTGGAGATAAGGATAACAATAATATAGAAGTGGTGGGGCTATTCACGCAGATGGATAAACCTTTTGGGCGTAAAAAGGAATTGAAAGTCCCAGAGACTAAAACATACATTCTAGAAAATCATTTAAATATCCCCATTTTCCAGCCACAAAGTTTGAAAGAGCCTGAAGTCCAAATTTTAAAAGATCTAAAGCCTGATTTTATCGTGGTGGTGGCTTATGGTAAGATTTTGCCTAAAGAGGTTTTAACCATCGCTCCTTGCATCAATTTGCATGCGTCGTTATTGCCTAAATACAGGGGGGCTTCGCCCATTCATGAGATGATACTCAATGACGATAGGATTTATGGCATAAGCACCATGCTTATGGATGTGGAGTTGGATAGCGGGGATATTTTAGAGAGCGCTTCTTTTTTGAGGGAGGAATACTTGGATTTAGACGCTTTAAGTTTAAAATTAGCGCATATGGGGGCGACTCTACTTTTTTCAACGCTCAAAAATTTCTCTTCCATCACAAGAAAGCCTCAAGATCACGCACAGGCTACTTTTTGTAAAAAAATCACCAAAGCCGATGGTTTAGTGGGTTTTAAAGACGCTAAAAGCTTGTTTTTAAAATCGCTTGCGTTTAAGAGTTGGCCAGAAATCTTTTTAGAAAACAGCCTTAAACTTTTAGAAGTGGAGTTAGTGGAGAATGAAAAGAGCCACAAGGAAGGCGAGATTTTAGAAATTGATGAAAAAGGCGTTCTTGTGGGCTGTTTGAAAGGGAGTGTGCGTATAGCAAGGTTGCAAGCGGTGGGTAAAAAGCCTTTGAAAGCGAAGGATTATTTGAACGGCAAGCGTTTAAAAGTGGGCGGTATTCTAACATGA
- a CDS encoding biotin--[acetyl-CoA-carboxylase] ligase, whose amino-acid sequence MNKCEKRVFDSLPSTQTYLLEKLKNDGLKAPILILAKNQSAGIGSRGNIWEGVKSALTFSLALNASDLPNDLPMQANALYLGFLFKEVLKELGSQTWLKWPNDLYLGDQKIGGVLVNVYKDMRVCGIGVNRVSKKWACLDIGVSDDLIIEGFLKKIEENLFWGEVLSKYALEFHRSNSFSFHNDWGEAMSLKDAELLEDGRICIKGKIYDRM is encoded by the coding sequence ATGAACAAATGTGAAAAAAGAGTTTTTGATAGCCTGCCTTCCACGCAAACCTATCTTTTAGAAAAGCTTAAAAACGATGGACTCAAAGCCCCCATTTTGATCTTGGCTAAAAACCAAAGCGCCGGGATAGGCAGTAGGGGGAATATTTGGGAGGGTGTGAAAAGTGCTTTGACTTTTTCGCTCGCTTTAAACGCAAGCGATTTGCCTAACGATTTGCCCATGCAAGCGAACGCTTTGTATTTAGGGTTTTTATTCAAAGAAGTTTTAAAAGAGCTAGGCTCTCAAACCTGGCTGAAATGGCCTAACGACTTGTATTTAGGGGATCAAAAAATAGGGGGCGTGCTGGTTAATGTTTATAAAGACATGCGGGTGTGCGGCATTGGCGTGAATAGGGTTTCAAAGAAGTGGGCATGTTTAGATATTGGCGTAAGCGATGATTTGATTATAGAGGGCTTTTTAAAAAAAATAGAAGAAAATCTTTTTTGGGGGGAAGTTTTAAGTAAGTATGCGTTAGAATTTCATAGAAGCAACTCTTTTAGCTTCCATAATGATTGGGGCGAAGCGATGAGTTTGAAAGATGCGGAATTGTTAGAAGACGGCCGCATTTGCATTAAAGGTAAGATTTATGACAGGATGTGA
- the soj gene encoding chromosome partitioning ATPase Soj, protein MSEIIAVANQKGGVGKTTTAVNLSASLAVHEKKILLIDFDPQANATSSLGFRRDKIDYDIYHVLIGRKQISQVILKTQMPFLDLVPSNLGLAGFEKTFYDSQDENKRGELMLKNALESVVGLYDYIIIDSPPALGPLTINSLSAAHSVIIPIQCEFFALEGTKLLLNTIRMLQKSTNPKLKIRGFLPTMHVPQLNLTKGVLAELFKYFDSEFFRDSTTGEYIMIPKSVKLAESPSFGKPILLYDIKSNGSIAYQKLAQSILQG, encoded by the coding sequence ATGAGTGAAATCATTGCAGTGGCTAATCAAAAAGGGGGTGTGGGCAAAACGACAACAGCGGTTAATTTATCGGCTTCTTTAGCGGTGCATGAAAAAAAAATCTTGTTGATTGATTTTGACCCTCAAGCCAACGCCACTTCAAGCTTGGGTTTTAGGCGCGATAAAATTGATTATGATATTTATCATGTGCTGATTGGCCGTAAGCAAATTTCTCAAGTGATCTTAAAAACCCAAATGCCTTTTTTGGATCTAGTGCCTTCTAATTTGGGTTTAGCCGGGTTTGAAAAAACCTTTTATGATAGCCAAGATGAGAATAAACGAGGCGAACTCATGCTTAAAAACGCCTTAGAGAGCGTGGTGGGGCTTTATGATTATATTATCATTGATTCCCCACCAGCTCTTGGGCCTCTCACGATCAATTCGCTTTCAGCAGCCCATTCGGTGATCATTCCTATCCAATGCGAATTTTTTGCCCTTGAGGGCACTAAATTATTGCTTAACACCATTAGAATGCTGCAAAAAAGCACGAACCCTAAGCTCAAAATCAGAGGTTTTTTACCCACAATGCATGTCCCTCAACTCAATTTGACCAAAGGGGTTTTAGCGGAATTGTTTAAGTATTTTGACTCAGAGTTTTTTAGAGATTCAACTACAGGAGAGTATATTATGATCCCTAAAAGCGTGAAATTAGCGGAATCGCCTAGTTTTGGTAAGCCTATCTTGCTCTATGATATTAAATCTAATGGCAGTATCGCTTATCAAAAATTAGCTCAAAGCATTCTTCAGGGGTAG
- a CDS encoding ParB/RepB/Spo0J family partition protein, protein MAKNKVLGRGLADIFPEINEVYEQGLYERANRVVELGIDEVMPNPYQPRKVFSEDSLEELAQSIKEHGLLQPVLVVSENGRYHLIAGERRLRASKLAKMPTIKAIVVDIEQEKMREVALIENIQREDLNPLELARSYKELLESYQMTQEELSKIVKKSRAHVANIMRLLTLSSKVQNALLEEKITSGHAKVLVGLDEEKQELILNSIIGQKLSVRQTEDLTRDFKINANFDNKKHGFKETQTLIAEDELERFNQSLWDRYKLKAALKGNKIILRCYENSLLEAFMKKMMS, encoded by the coding sequence ATGGCAAAAAATAAAGTGTTGGGTAGGGGTTTAGCGGATATTTTCCCTGAAATCAATGAAGTGTATGAGCAGGGTCTATATGAAAGAGCGAATCGGGTTGTGGAGCTTGGTATTGATGAGGTGATGCCTAATCCTTACCAGCCCAGAAAGGTCTTTAGCGAAGATTCTTTAGAAGAATTAGCGCAATCCATTAAAGAACATGGTTTGTTGCAACCGGTTTTAGTGGTGAGTGAGAACGGGCGTTACCATTTGATCGCTGGTGAAAGGCGCTTAAGAGCGAGCAAATTGGCTAAAATGCCTACGATTAAAGCGATTGTTGTGGATATTGAGCAAGAAAAAATGCGTGAAGTCGCCTTGATTGAAAATATCCAGCGCGAAGATTTAAACCCTTTAGAGTTGGCTAGATCTTATAAAGAATTGCTTGAAAGCTATCAAATGACCCAAGAAGAGCTGTCTAAAATCGTTAAAAAATCCAGAGCCCATGTGGCTAATATCATGCGTTTATTGACGCTCTCTTCTAAGGTTCAAAACGCTCTTTTAGAAGAAAAAATCACTTCAGGGCATGCAAAAGTTTTGGTGGGTTTAGATGAAGAAAAACAAGAATTGATCTTAAATTCCATTATAGGGCAGAAACTCAGCGTGCGCCAAACAGAAGATTTAACGCGTGATTTTAAAATAAACGCAAATTTTGACAATAAAAAACATGGTTTCAAAGAAACCCAAACGCTCATCGCTGAAGATGAATTAGAGCGCTTTAATCAAAGTTTGTGGGATCGTTACAAGCTTAAAGCGGCTTTAAAAGGGAATAAAATCATTTTACGATGTTATGAAAATTCTCTTTTAGAGGCTTTTATGAAAAAAATGATGTCTTAA
- a CDS encoding FoF1 ATP synthase subunit B' translates to MNISVNPYLMAVVFVVFVLLLWAMNVWVYRPLLAFMDNRQAEIRDSLAKIKTDNAQSVEIGHQIETLLKEAAEKRREMIAEAIQKATESYDAVIKQKENELNQEFEAFAKQLQNEKQVLKEQLQVQMPVFEDELNKRVAMGLGS, encoded by the coding sequence ATGAATATATCGGTTAACCCCTATTTAATGGCGGTCGTTTTTGTGGTGTTTGTGTTATTGTTGTGGGCGATGAATGTTTGGGTGTATAGACCTTTGTTGGCTTTTATGGATAACAGACAGGCAGAGATAAGGGATAGCTTGGCTAAAATCAAAACGGATAATGCCCAAAGCGTGGAGATTGGTCATCAAATTGAGACTCTTCTTAAGGAAGCGGCTGAAAAGCGTAGGGAAATGATAGCAGAAGCGATTCAAAAAGCCACAGAGTCCTATGACGCTGTGATCAAGCAAAAAGAGAACGAACTCAATCAAGAGTTTGAAGCGTTTGCAAAGCAATTACAAAATGAAAAGCAAGTCTTAAAAGAGCAGTTGCAAGTGCAAATGCCGGTATTTGAGGACGAGTTAAACAAGCGTGTGGCTATGGGTTTAGGGAGTTGA
- a CDS encoding F0F1 ATP synthase subunit B: MFVVKMVLGFLILLSPLCATGLDISQTDIIERSLNFLLFAGILWYFLAKKLRSFLRSKSLEISKRLEEIQAQLKVSKENKKKLLKELEQAKEKAELIISDANKEAYTITQKYELQTKMDVENLIKNSKVLMDLEVKKIKRELVESVFKDLRESKKVSFNAQDCVNILKQRL, encoded by the coding sequence ATGTTTGTAGTTAAAATGGTGTTAGGGTTTTTGATCCTTTTAAGCCCTTTGTGCGCTACTGGATTGGATATTTCACAAACAGATATTATAGAGCGTTCTTTAAATTTCCTCTTATTTGCGGGGATTTTGTGGTATTTTCTGGCTAAAAAACTGCGTTCATTTTTACGCTCCAAAAGCCTTGAAATCTCCAAACGATTAGAAGAGATTCAAGCCCAACTCAAAGTGAGTAAAGAAAATAAGAAAAAACTCTTAAAAGAATTAGAGCAAGCCAAAGAAAAAGCAGAATTGATTATTTCTGATGCGAATAAAGAAGCTTACACGATCACGCAAAAATACGAATTGCAAACCAAAATGGATGTGGAAAATTTGATCAAAAATTCTAAGGTGTTGATGGATTTAGAAGTTAAAAAGATCAAAAGAGAGCTGGTTGAAAGCGTTTTTAAAGATCTAAGAGAGAGCAAAAAAGTCTCTTTCAATGCGCAAGATTGCGTGAATATTTTGAAACAAAGGCTTTAA
- a CDS encoding F0F1 ATP synthase subunit delta: protein MQDLKVISKHYAKALKNHTKGDLALLEENVVGLKNVAEAIRRHKLNQVLAHVSLKVKKEIVFEILEKITSTKACSVLKPVMEVVLKNNRLDVLELITEELSFDSKKTLEATLLVPEKLENNELESVQQKLQARFNAPVEITQDTWSKKGVSLSVSSLDLEIGFSKEYILKKIEKQVIQSI from the coding sequence ATGCAAGATTTAAAAGTGATCTCCAAGCATTATGCTAAGGCGTTGAAAAACCACACTAAAGGCGATTTAGCGTTATTAGAAGAAAATGTTGTGGGGCTTAAAAATGTGGCAGAAGCCATAAGACGGCACAAACTCAACCAGGTGCTAGCCCATGTTTCTTTAAAAGTTAAAAAAGAGATTGTATTTGAAATCTTAGAAAAAATAACTTCTACAAAAGCATGTTCAGTGTTAAAGCCTGTAATGGAAGTGGTGTTAAAAAATAACAGGCTTGATGTGTTGGAATTGATCACTGAAGAGCTGTCTTTTGATTCTAAAAAGACTTTAGAAGCCACGCTTTTAGTCCCAGAAAAGCTTGAAAATAATGAACTAGAATCTGTGCAGCAAAAATTGCAAGCTCGTTTTAACGCTCCTGTAGAAATCACTCAAGACACTTGGTCTAAAAAAGGGGTTTCTTTGAGCGTTTCAAGCCTGGATTTAGAAATAGGCTTTTCTAAAGAATATATTTTAAAGAAAATAGAAAAACAGGTTATTCAATCTATTTAA
- the atpA gene encoding F0F1 ATP synthase subunit alpha — MSQLKLEEISSVIEEKIKNFELDCDMAEVGKVVSYADGVAKVYGLNGVMSYEVLEFETGDKGVAANLEEDSVGVIVFGFGNNIKEGTGVKRTKNLMKVPVGDAVVGRVLNALGEPIDGKGEVETNEFSLIEQKAPGIMDRKSVHEPLQTGIKAIDALVPIGRGQRELIIGDKQTGKTTVAIDAIINQKGQNVICIYVAIGQKESTVAQVVRKLEEYGAMEYSVVINASASDSAAMQYLAPYSGVAMGEYFRDHARHALIIYDDLSKHAVAYREISLILRRPPGREAFPGDVFYIHSRLLERAAKLCDEKGAGSLTALPIVETQAGDVSAYIPTNIISITDGQIFLETDLFYSGIRPAINVGLSVSRVGGAAQIKATKQVSGTLRLDLAQYRELQAFTQFASDLDEASKKQLERGQRMVEVLKQAPYSPLPIEKQVVIIYAGAKGFLDSVSVKKVVDFEEQLHPFLEAKYPQVLEEIHTKKALDKDLEAMLRKVLEEFKLTYSE, encoded by the coding sequence ATGTCCCAACTAAAATTGGAAGAAATCAGCTCGGTTATTGAAGAAAAAATCAAGAATTTTGAACTTGATTGCGATATGGCTGAAGTAGGAAAAGTCGTTTCATACGCTGATGGTGTGGCTAAGGTTTATGGCTTAAATGGTGTGATGTCGTATGAAGTGCTGGAGTTTGAAACAGGGGATAAAGGCGTTGCGGCTAACTTAGAAGAAGATAGCGTTGGCGTGATTGTGTTTGGTTTTGGCAACAATATTAAAGAGGGGACTGGCGTTAAACGCACGAAGAATTTGATGAAAGTTCCTGTTGGCGATGCGGTTGTGGGGCGTGTGTTGAACGCTTTGGGTGAGCCTATTGATGGCAAGGGTGAGGTAGAAACGAATGAATTTAGTCTCATCGAGCAAAAAGCCCCAGGCATTATGGACAGAAAATCCGTGCATGAGCCTTTACAAACAGGCATTAAAGCCATTGATGCGTTGGTGCCTATTGGGCGTGGGCAAAGGGAATTGATCATTGGGGATAAACAAACCGGTAAAACCACCGTAGCGATCGATGCGATCATTAACCAAAAAGGGCAAAATGTGATCTGTATCTATGTGGCTATTGGGCAAAAAGAATCCACTGTCGCGCAAGTGGTCCGCAAATTAGAAGAATACGGAGCGATGGAATACAGCGTTGTGATTAACGCTTCGGCTTCAGATTCAGCTGCAATGCAATATTTAGCCCCTTATTCAGGTGTGGCTATGGGGGAATACTTTAGAGATCATGCCCGCCATGCCCTAATCATTTATGATGATTTGAGTAAGCATGCTGTCGCTTACAGAGAAATTTCTTTGATTTTGAGAAGACCCCCAGGTAGGGAGGCTTTTCCTGGAGATGTGTTTTATATCCACTCACGGCTTTTAGAAAGAGCGGCTAAACTTTGCGATGAAAAGGGTGCGGGTTCTTTGACCGCGCTCCCTATTGTGGAAACTCAAGCGGGCGATGTTTCAGCCTATATCCCTACGAATATCATTTCTATTACAGACGGGCAAATTTTCTTAGAAACGGATTTGTTTTATTCAGGGATCCGCCCGGCTATCAATGTGGGCTTGTCGGTTTCAAGGGTTGGAGGGGCCGCTCAAATCAAAGCGACCAAGCAGGTTTCAGGGACTTTACGCTTAGATTTAGCGCAATACAGAGAGTTGCAAGCCTTCACGCAATTCGCTTCTGATTTAGATGAAGCGAGTAAAAAGCAATTAGAAAGGGGGCAACGCATGGTGGAAGTGCTGAAACAAGCCCCTTATTCGCCCTTGCCTATTGAAAAGCAAGTGGTCATTATTTATGCTGGGGCTAAGGGCTTTTTAGACAGCGTGAGCGTAAAAAAAGTCGTGGATTTTGAAGAGCAACTGCACCCTTTCTTGGAAGCAAAATACCCCCAAGTTTTAGAAGAAATCCACACTAAAAAAGCGCTAGATAAGGATTTGGAAGCCATGCTAAGAAAAGTCTTAGAGGAATTTAAGCTCACTTATAGCGAGTAG
- the atpG gene encoding ATP synthase F1 subunit gamma, which yields MANLRDIRKKIGSVKNTQKITHAMKLVSTSKLRKAEEVARNSRAYALKLDAVFDDVLSKMKNQGIEDIQSKYFRELERLEIKKVDIIFITADKGLCGGFNTNTIKKVLACTNEYKEKDIKVRLRGIGKKGNEYFSFNGIEVLDKINNLSSMPNYERAQEFMKKVVEDYLSGKTDKVIIIHNGFKNMITQEIRVKTILPIGYKIIHQNPQPNEVQETITSEPSGSEDEILDSLAEKYVEYSLYYALIDSLAAEHSARMQAMDTATNNAKDLVKTLTISYNKARQEAITTELVEINAGVEALK from the coding sequence ATGGCGAATTTAAGAGACATTAGAAAGAAAATTGGAAGCGTTAAAAACACGCAAAAAATCACGCATGCGATGAAACTCGTTTCCACTTCCAAGCTAAGAAAAGCTGAAGAAGTTGCAAGAAATTCCAGAGCGTATGCACTGAAACTAGACGCTGTGTTTGATGATGTGCTATCCAAGATGAAAAATCAAGGGATTGAAGACATTCAAAGCAAGTATTTTAGGGAACTAGAAAGACTTGAAATCAAAAAAGTGGATATTATTTTTATCACAGCCGATAAGGGGCTTTGTGGGGGTTTTAACACCAATACCATTAAAAAAGTTTTAGCATGCACGAATGAATACAAAGAAAAAGACATTAAAGTGCGTTTGCGCGGTATTGGTAAAAAGGGTAATGAGTATTTTAGCTTTAACGGGATAGAGGTTTTAGACAAGATCAATAATTTGAGTTCTATGCCTAATTATGAACGCGCGCAGGAATTCATGAAAAAAGTGGTAGAGGATTATTTGAGCGGGAAAACCGATAAGGTCATCATCATTCATAATGGCTTTAAAAACATGATCACTCAAGAAATAAGAGTCAAAACAATTTTGCCTATTGGGTATAAAATCATCCACCAAAACCCCCAGCCTAATGAGGTGCAAGAGACTATTACTAGTGAGCCAAGCGGGAGTGAAGATGAAATTTTAGACTCTTTGGCAGAAAAATATGTGGAGTATAGTTTATACTATGCTTTGATTGATTCTTTAGCCGCAGAGCATAGCGCTAGAATGCAGGCTATGGATACAGCGACAAATAACGCTAAAGATTTGGTTAAAACTTTAACTATTTCTTATAATAAAGCCAGACAAGAGGCGATTACGACCGAGCTAGTAGAAATCAATGCAGGCGTAGAAGCCCTAAAATAA
- the atpD gene encoding F0F1 ATP synthase subunit beta — MEGKIIQVLGPVVDVEFESYLPAIFEALDINFEVNGVQKSLVLEVAAHLGGNRVRAIAMDMTEGLVRNQAVKARGKMIEVPVGEEVLGRIFNVVGESIDNLEPLKPSLTWPIHRKAPSFEQQSTKTEMFETGIKVIDLLAPYSKGGKVGLFGGAGVGKTVIIMELIHNVAYKHNGYSVFAGVGERTREGNDLYFEMKEGGVLDKVALCYGQMNEPPGARNRIAFTGLTMAEYFRDEKGLDVLMFIDNIFRYAQSGAEMSALLGRIPSAVGYQPTLAGEMGKLQERIASTKNGSITSVQAVYVPADDLTDPAPASVFAHLDATTVLNRKIAEKGIYPAVDPLDSTSRILSPQMIGEKHYEIATGIQQVLQKYKDLQDIIAILGLDELSEEDKKIVERARKIEKFLSQPFFVAEVFTGSPGKYVTLQETLEGFGGILEGKYDHIPENAFYMVGSIQEVLEKAKNMKNS; from the coding sequence ATGGAAGGTAAAATCATTCAGGTTTTAGGCCCGGTGGTAGATGTGGAGTTTGAGTCCTATCTACCGGCGATTTTTGAAGCGTTAGATATTAATTTTGAAGTCAATGGTGTTCAAAAATCTTTAGTTTTAGAGGTGGCAGCCCATTTGGGCGGTAATCGGGTGCGAGCGATTGCTATGGATATGACAGAAGGCTTAGTGCGTAACCAAGCCGTCAAAGCTCGCGGCAAAATGATTGAAGTGCCTGTGGGTGAAGAAGTGTTAGGGCGCATTTTTAATGTTGTGGGCGAGAGTATTGACAATTTAGAGCCTCTTAAGCCGTCCTTAACTTGGCCCATTCACAGAAAAGCCCCTAGTTTTGAGCAGCAAAGCACTAAAACAGAAATGTTTGAAACCGGTATCAAAGTCATTGACTTGCTCGCGCCTTATTCTAAGGGCGGTAAAGTAGGCTTGTTTGGTGGGGCTGGCGTAGGGAAAACGGTGATCATTATGGAGCTTATCCATAATGTGGCTTATAAGCATAATGGGTATTCGGTGTTTGCAGGTGTGGGGGAGCGCACCAGAGAGGGGAATGATCTGTATTTTGAGATGAAAGAAGGGGGCGTTTTAGACAAAGTTGCGCTGTGCTATGGGCAAATGAATGAGCCACCAGGCGCGAGAAACCGCATCGCATTCACCGGCTTGACGATGGCGGAGTATTTTCGTGATGAAAAGGGCTTAGATGTGTTGATGTTTATTGACAACATCTTTAGATACGCTCAAAGCGGTGCGGAAATGAGCGCTCTATTAGGCCGTATCCCTTCAGCCGTGGGGTATCAGCCCACGCTAGCCGGGGAAATGGGGAAACTTCAAGAGCGTATCGCTTCCACTAAAAATGGCTCTATCACTTCGGTTCAAGCGGTGTATGTGCCAGCAGACGACTTGACTGACCCAGCCCCTGCTTCAGTGTTTGCGCATTTGGATGCGACTACGGTATTGAATAGAAAGATCGCTGAAAAAGGGATTTATCCGGCTGTGGATCCTTTGGATTCCACTTCAAGGATTTTAAGCCCTCAAATGATCGGCGAGAAGCATTATGAAATTGCAACAGGTATTCAGCAGGTTTTGCAAAAATACAAGGATTTGCAAGATATTATTGCGATTTTGGGCTTAGACGAATTGAGCGAAGAAGATAAAAAGATTGTTGAGAGGGCCAGAAAAATTGAGAAGTTTTTATCCCAGCCGTTTTTTGTGGCTGAAGTGTTTACAGGAAGTCCCGGTAAATATGTAACCCTTCAAGAGACTCTAGAGGGCTTTGGAGGGATTTTAGAGGGTAAATACGATCATATTCCTGAAAATGCGTTTTACATGGTGGGCAGCATTCAAGAGGTTTTAGAAAAAGCTAAAAACATGAAAAATTCCTAA
- the atpC gene encoding ATP synthase F1 subunit epsilon yields the protein MALLKISVVVPEGEVYTGEVKSVVLPGVEGEFGVLYGHSNMITLLQAGVVEIETENQKEHIAINWGYAEVTNERVDILADGAVFIKKGSDDRDDAISRAKKLLEDASSDRLAVSSVLAKIESL from the coding sequence ATGGCTTTGTTGAAAATTAGTGTGGTAGTTCCTGAGGGGGAAGTTTATACAGGAGAGGTTAAAAGCGTTGTGTTGCCAGGAGTTGAAGGGGAATTTGGGGTGCTTTATGGGCATAGCAACATGATCACCTTGCTTCAAGCGGGAGTGGTTGAGATTGAAACCGAAAACCAAAAAGAGCACATTGCGATCAATTGGGGCTATGCAGAAGTCACTAATGAACGCGTGGATATTTTAGCCGATGGGGCGGTCTTTATTAAAAAAGGATCAGACGACAGAGATGATGCTATCTCTAGGGCTAAAAAGCTTTTAGAGGACGCAAGCTCTGACAGGTTAGCGGTCTCTAGCGTGCTGGCTAAGATTGAGTCTCTTTAA
- a CDS encoding MotA/TolQ/ExbB proton channel family protein, with translation MLDSIVYFFNKSGFVTTLVLVWISLYLVMTLWVFLYKSIVLKIELKREMQSLSNILNGVQDAPEHFMFNKKRNDETKRYSNELLQAWKHQVLKQSTTGLVVLSIISSTAPFIGLFGTVVEILEAFNNLGALGQASFGVIAPIISKALIATAAGILAAIPAYSFYLILKRKVYDLSVYVQMQVDILSSKK, from the coding sequence ATGTTAGATTCAATCGTTTATTTTTTCAATAAGAGCGGGTTTGTTACCACGCTTGTTTTAGTTTGGATTTCGCTTTATTTGGTGATGACTTTATGGGTCTTTTTGTATAAAAGCATTGTGTTAAAGATTGAACTCAAGCGCGAGATGCAATCTTTGTCTAACATTCTTAATGGAGTGCAAGACGCTCCAGAGCATTTTATGTTTAATAAAAAAAGAAATGATGAGACCAAAAGGTATTCTAATGAATTGTTGCAGGCTTGGAAACATCAAGTTCTTAAGCAAAGCACGACGGGTTTAGTGGTGTTGAGCATCATCTCTTCTACAGCCCCTTTTATTGGTTTGTTTGGGACGGTGGTTGAGATTTTAGAAGCGTTTAACAATTTGGGTGCATTAGGTCAAGCTTCTTTTGGGGTGATCGCACCCATTATTTCTAAGGCTCTTATCGCCACCGCTGCAGGGATTTTAGCGGCCATTCCAGCCTATTCTTTTTACTTGATTTTAAAACGCAAGGTGTATGATTTATCGGTTTATGTGCAGATGCAAGTGGATATTTTGTCTTCTAAAAAATAA
- a CDS encoding ExbD/TolR family protein — MNYDNYWDEDKPELNITPLVDVMLVLLAILMVTTPTLTYKEEIALPSGSKTARATQDKMIEIRMDKDAKIYIDSQTYEYNSFPDTFNLLSKKYDKDTRVSIRADKRLTYDKVIYLLKTIKEAGFLKVSLITSP, encoded by the coding sequence ATGAATTATGATAACTATTGGGATGAAGACAAGCCAGAACTCAATATCACGCCTTTAGTGGATGTGATGCTTGTTTTATTGGCTATTCTTATGGTAACTACGCCCACTCTCACTTATAAAGAAGAGATTGCTTTGCCTTCTGGTTCAAAAACTGCTAGAGCCACTCAAGATAAAATGATAGAGATTCGCATGGATAAAGACGCAAAAATCTATATAGATAGTCAAACCTATGAATACAACTCCTTCCCGGATACTTTTAACTTGCTTTCTAAGAAATACGATAAAGATACTAGGGTTAGTATCCGTGCGGACAAACGATTGACTTATGACAAAGTGATTTATTTGTTAAAAACGATTAAAGAAGCGGGTTTTTTAAAAGTTTCTTTAATCACAAGTCCTTAA